aACACCAACGCCGTAGTCAATTTTGATTTTGGCTCCTGGAATCTCCTTTCACaaacatctgaccattggaacttaactgccttctgcgtcaaattagtcaacggagaggcgagagcagagaacccctccacaaacttcatgtaatatccagctaagcccaagaaactacgaatctttgttggagtagtaggtctaggccaattcttcacaactgcaatcttctgaggatccacCTTAATTTCTTCCCTTGAGACGATatgacccaagaacgtgacagagtcaagccaaaattcacatttcaaaaacttcGCATACAGCTGATGCTGATGTAGAGTCTGTAGAGCTTCCCTGAGGTGATCGGCGTCgccctctcgacttcgtgaatatacgtggatatcgtcaatgaatactatcacaaaggagtcaataaaaggcttgaagactcaatTATAAGATCCATAAAAGCTACCAGAGCATTAGTTATCCCAAAaaacattaccagaaattcaaagtgtcCGTACCAAATTCTGAAAGCTGTTGCGGAATATCCTGTtccttgatcttcaattggtgatactcggatcttaaatatattttggagaagtacttagcacccctGTAACTGATTAAACAAATCATCTACTCATGGATATGGgtacttgtttttgattgtgacatTGTTGACCTGCGGTAGTCAATACACGTTCTTAGGGACCAGTCCTTAtttcttacaaatagaactggtgcaccataaggcgacacactcggtcagaTGAAGCCTTTCTCTAAAaagtccttcaattgttcctttatctGATTTAATTCTGCTGGTACCATCCTATAGGGTAGAATAGATATAGGCTACGTGCCTGGCACATCAAATcaaccccaaaatcaatctccatgtCGGGCgaaatcccagggagctcattaggaaagacctctagaaattcattcacaactggcacagactcgagtgtaggtgcctcagcatctacatcaatagatataggctgcgtgcctagCATAACATCCATCCCAAattcaatctccctgtctggtggtaTCCTAGTGAGCTCATTAGGAAAGACCTCTAGAAATTTATTCACAACTGGCATAGACTCGAGTGTATGTGCCTcggcatcggtgtccgtaactcggaccaaatagTAAATAAACCCTTTTTAAttatctttgtggccttaaggtaagaaataaacctaccattcggcaccacattatccccttccattcaacaacTAGCTTATTTGGAAAGTCAAACCTTACAGTTCTAGTTCGACAATCgagcttggaaaaacat
The DNA window shown above is from Nicotiana tomentosiformis chromosome 8, ASM39032v3, whole genome shotgun sequence and carries:
- the LOC138898281 gene encoding uncharacterized protein, which translates into the protein MPVVNKFLEVFPNELTRIPPDREIEFGMDVMLGTQPISIDVDAEAPTLESVPVVNEFLEVFPNELPGISPDMEIDFGVDLMCQKAVKFQWSDVCERRFQEPKSKLTTALVLTLPEGTYGVHVDIFMYHKGLQYNFKLKELNLRKIKWMELLKDYDLDILYHPEKANVVADALSRKSMDSLAYLEAHQRSFAKEVHRLASLGVRLADSGEVWVIMQNRVE